The stretch of DNA AGAAGGGGAGGGATATTCCATGGCTTTTGTATCCTCTGGTTATAATCCGGCTACTCCGATGGAAAACCGGATCACAGATATAGGTCCTCGTCACTTTGAAGAGTTTTATCCTCCGGTCATCAAGGCCAATAAGGGTAAGTGGCTCTACCATGAAATCATTGAACCCGGTGTTCTGGTGCATGTTGCCGAAAGCGGAGATGAAATTTATACCATCCGCTGCGGTGGTGCCCGCCTGATGTCCGGTACCCTGATCCGTGAAATCTGCGATATTGCCGACAAACACTGTGATGGCTACCTGCGCTTCACCACTCGTAACAACATCGAGTTCATGGTGGATTCCAAAGATAAGGTTGAAGCCCTTAAGGCTGACCTGAAAGACCGCAAGTTTGCAGGCGGATCCTTTAAATTTCCCATCGGTGGTACGGGTGCAGGTATTTCCAACATCGTCCATACCCAGGGCTGGATCCACTGCCACACGCCTGCCACGGATGCTTCCGGTACCGTGAAGGCAACCATGGATGAAGTTTTCACGGATTTCCAGGACATGCGCCTTCCTGCCAAGCTGCGTATCGCCATGGCCTGCTGTCTGAATATGTGCGGTGCCGTTCACTGCTCTGATATTGCCATCCTCGGTTACCACAGAAAACCGCCGATGATTGACCATGAGTATCTGGATAAGCAGTGCGAGATTCCTCTGGCCATCGCCTCCTGCCCCACGGCGGCCATTAAGCCAGCCAAGCATGAGCTGCCCGATGGTACCAAGGTAAACTCTCTGGCCATCAACAATGAGCGCTGCATGTACTGCGGTAACTGCTATACCATGTGTCCTTCACTGCCCATTTCTGACACCGAAGGCGATGGTATCGTTCTCATGGTGGGTGGTAAGATTTCCAACCGCATCAACCCTCCCAAGTTTTCCAAGGTTGTTGTGGCCTTCATTGAAAACGAAATGCCCCGCTGGCCCACAATGACTCAGGTTATCCGCCGCATGGTGGAAGCCTATGCCAGTGATGCCAGAAAATACGAGCGCGTTGGTGACTGGGCCGAGCGTATCGGATGGGAGCGTTTCTTTGAGAAGTGCGAAATCGAGTTTACGCACCACCTGATCGATGATTTCCGCGATCATGCATACTACACCTGGCGGCAGACCACCCAGTTCAAGTTCTAAGAGCTGAGTCTTTTGCTTCAAGAGGCCGGTATCTTTCAGATACCGGCCCAAACTTTTTTCTTACGGAGGCGTACAATGGCTCTTCCTGAAAATGCAAAAGAGATGGTTCTGGATTACATTGAAAAAAAATCCAAAACCAAATCCAAGTTTTACCTGAAAGATTTTTATACTATTTTTCCCGAAGAGGGTCCCCGGACCGTAAAAAACTTCATCAATAAGATGGTTGGTGAAGGTATTCTGGAGTACTGGTCTTCCGGTTCGTCCACCATGATTGGCCTCAAAGGTGCCGGCAAGCAGGCAGGCGCTGAGGGCGAATAGTTGTATCTTTCTGCTTTTTGAACGGAGCAA from Desulfobotulus pelophilus encodes:
- the dsrB gene encoding dissimilatory-type sulfite reductase subunit beta, with protein sequence MAFVSSGYNPATPMENRITDIGPRHFEEFYPPVIKANKGKWLYHEIIEPGVLVHVAESGDEIYTIRCGGARLMSGTLIREICDIADKHCDGYLRFTTRNNIEFMVDSKDKVEALKADLKDRKFAGGSFKFPIGGTGAGISNIVHTQGWIHCHTPATDASGTVKATMDEVFTDFQDMRLPAKLRIAMACCLNMCGAVHCSDIAILGYHRKPPMIDHEYLDKQCEIPLAIASCPTAAIKPAKHELPDGTKVNSLAINNERCMYCGNCYTMCPSLPISDTEGDGIVLMVGGKISNRINPPKFSKVVVAFIENEMPRWPTMTQVIRRMVEAYASDARKYERVGDWAERIGWERFFEKCEIEFTHHLIDDFRDHAYYTWRQTTQFKF
- a CDS encoding dissimilatory sulfite reductase D family protein; the protein is MALPENAKEMVLDYIEKKSKTKSKFYLKDFYTIFPEEGPRTVKNFINKMVGEGILEYWSSGSSTMIGLKGAGKQAGAEGE